The Labrus mixtus chromosome 16, fLabMix1.1, whole genome shotgun sequence genome window below encodes:
- the sf3b4 gene encoding splicing factor 3B subunit 4, giving the protein MAAGPISERNQDATVYVGGLDEKVSEPLLWELFLQAGPVVNTHMPKDRVTGQHQGYGFVEFLSEEDADYAIKIMNMIKLYGKPIRVNKASAHNKNLDVGANIFIGNLDPEIDEKLLYDTFSAFGVILQTPKIMRDPDTGNSKGYAFINFASFDASDAAIEAMNGQYLCNRPITVSYAFKKDSKGERHGSAAERLLAAQNPLSQADRPHQLFADAPPPPSAPTPVLTALGSGMPMPGMPPPGFPNVPPPGSMPPSMPPSMSMPPNAGAPGMQPGGGPPPGPPPFPGSMHPGMPQMPMPPPAPPGMVPPPPAPPGSNQSRAPPPPGMPPPPPMGMPPRAPYGPPMGPPVPPGMRGPPPPMPPPGYGAGPPRPPFGFQRGPPMPPRPPGVPPRVPMRAPMPP; this is encoded by the exons ATGGCAGCGGGACCAATTTCAGAAAGAAACCAAG ATGCCACTGTGTATGTTGGTGGCTTGGATGAGAAAGTGTCAGAGCCACTACTATGGGAGCTCTTCCTGCAGGCCGGTCCTGttgtcaacacacacatgccaaaAGACAGGGTCACTGGCCAACATCAAG GTTATGGCTTTGTGGAGTTCCTTAGTGAAGAGGATGCTGACTACGCCATAAAGATTATGAATATGATAAAGCTCTATGGCAAACCAATTCGAGTCAATAAGGCCTCTGCACACAACAAAAACCTTGATGTTGGCGCCAACATCTTCATCGGGAATCTTGACCCGGAGATTGATGAGAAACTGCTCTATGACACGTTCAGCGCCTTCGGTGTGATCCTCCAGACACCAAAGATCATGCGAGACCCAGACACTGGCAACTCCAAGGGTTACGCGTTCATCAATTTTGCTAGTTTTGACGCATCCGATGCCGCCATTGAAGCCATGAACGGCCAGTACCTCTGCAACAGACCCATCACGGTGTCCTACGCCTTCAAGAAGGATTCTAAAGGAGAGCGACATGGCTCAGCTGCAGAGCGACTCCTGGCTGCACAGAACCCTCTCTCCCAGGCCGACAGACCACATCAGCTGTTTGCAGACGCTCCGCCACCGCCGAGTGCTCCGACACCTGTCCTAACGGCTCTGGGAAGTGGGATGCCAATGCCGG GCATGCCGCCCCCTGGTTTCCCTAACGTTCCTCCTCCTGGGTCCATGCCTCCTTCCATGCCCCCTTCAATGTCCATGCCTCCAAATGCAGGGGCACCGGGTATGCAACCTGGTGGTGGGCCTCCACCCGGACCACCACCCTTTCCTGGCAGCATGCATCCAG GAATGCCTCAGATGCCTAtgccccctcctgctcctcctggcaTGGTGCCTCCACCTCCTGCCCCTCCAGGATCAAATCAATCACGGGCACCGCCACCCCCTGGGATGCCCCCACCCCCACCTATGGGCATGCCACCCAGAGCACCATATGGACCTCCCATGG gtccaCCTGTGCCACCAGGTATGAGAGGGCCCCCTCCCCCCATGCCTCCACCTGGCTACGGCGCtggtcctcctcgtcctccttttgGTTTCCAGCGAGGACCTCCTATGCCTCCAAGGCCCCCCGGCGTCCCTCCACGTGTTCCTATGAGAGCACCAATGCCCCCATAA
- the lix1l gene encoding LIX1-like protein, which produces MESNVNSIRPQRLQPGIGFGSGPTGTLRSSLRPGVTVPIAPLLPSPVLLAASSGPPPPPPPLQLHSLYGGLGAGLGPGAAGHCNPGNPAVLKEAVEAVVRSFAKHTQGYGRVNVVEALQEFWQMKLTRGADLRNGALVVYEMVPSNSPPYVCYVSLPGGSCFGSFQFCPTKAEARRSAAKIALMNSVFNEHPSRRITDDFIEKSVSEALATFNGNREEADNPNTGIGAFRFMLESNKGKSMLEFQELMTVFQLLHWNGSLKAMRERQCSRQEVLAHYSHRALDDDMRTQMAADWVNREQSVAGTIGQEVASTERELEDARLAGRELRFYKEKKDILMLAVGQLSAANTATLPSH; this is translated from the exons ATGGAATCCAACGTGAACAGTATCCGCCCTCAGAGGCTACAGCCGGGGATCGGATTCGGTTCAGGACCGACCGGGACCCTCCGCTCATCTCTCCGGCCTGGGGTAACCGTCCCCATCGCACCGCTCCTTCCCTCCCCGGTGCTGCTGGCCGCCTCGTCCGGGCCTCCTCCTCCGCCGCCTCCGTTACAGCTCCACAGCTTGTACGGCGGGTTGGGAGCCGGGCTGGGGCCGGGGGCTGCCGGACACTGTAACCCGGGGAACCCGGCGGTGCTGAAGGAGGcggtggaggctgtggtccgcAGCTtcgccaaacacacacaaggttaTGGCAGAG TAAACGTGGTGGAGGCCTTACAGGAGTTTTGGCAGATGAAGCTTACCAGAGGGGCCGACCTGAGGAACGGAGCTCTTGTCGTTTATGAAATGGTCCCATCCAACAGCCCTCCTTACGTTTGCTATGTGAGTCTTCCTGGAGGAAGCTGCTTCGGAAGTTTCCAG TTCTGTCCCACCAAAGCAGAGGCGAGACGCAGCGCTGCCAAGATTGCCCTGATGaactctgtttttaatgaacatcCTTCCCGCCGCATCACGGACGACTTCATCGAGAAGAGCGTCAGTGAGGCGCTGGCCACCTTCAAT GGCAACAGAGAAGAGGCTGACAATCCCAACACAGGAATTGGAGCCTTTCGCTTCATGCTCGAGTCCAACAAAGGAAAATCCATGCTGGAGTTTCAG gAGCTGATGACTGTGTTCCAGCTGCTGCACTGGAACGGGAGTCTCAAAGCCATGAGAGAACGACAGTGTTCCCGACAG GAGGTGCTGGCTCACTATTCCCACCGGGCTCTGGACGACGACATGCGCACTCAGATGGCCGCCGACTGGGTGAACCGAGAGCAGAGCGTAGCGGGAACTATCGGGCAAGAGGTGGCGTCCACAGAGCGAGAACTGGAGGACGCCAGGCTGGCGGGCAGAGAGCTGCGATTttacaaagagaagaaagacatcCTGATGTTAGCTGTGGGTCAGCTCAGTGCAGCCAACACGGCCACCCTGCCctcacactaa
- the LOC132990757 gene encoding synaptic vesicle glycoprotein 2A-like produces the protein MEEGYQNRTAFIKGAKDIAKEVKRQASKKVGRSVDRVTDEYSKRSYSRFEEDDDDDYPTQGSQDGGYYRGDSQAANDEEGGHSDSTEGHDEDDEIYEGEYQGIPRAESGKGSLAGGPGSVRADAQQFRDIGVSEAERRKDQEELAQQYETILQECGHGKFQWTLYFVLGLALMADGVEIFVVGFVLPSAEKDMCLSEPNKSMLGLIVYFGMMVGAFLWGAMADRIGRRQSLLISLSINSIFSFFSSFVQGYSTFLFCRLLSGVGIGGSIPIVFSFYSEFLAQEKRGEHLSWLCMFWMIGGIYASAMAWAIIPHYGWSFQMGSAYQFHSWRVFVLVCAFPAVAAIAALSAMPESPRFYLENGKHDEGWMILKQVHDTNMRAKGHPEKVFSVTTIKTVKQMDELVDTGTDTPIWQRYRLKIMSLSQQIKDNILACFSPEYKRRTFMLMAVWFTMSFSYYGLTVWFPDMIKYIQRQEYEARTKTFTKERVEHVTFNFTLENQIHRQGHYFNDKFLNLKMKSMVFEDSVFEECYFEDITSTHTFFRNCTFVASLFYNTDLFKYRFVDCKLVNSTFLHNKEGCILDFSDDFNNAYMIYFVNFLGTLAVLPGNIVSALLMDKIGRLRMLAGSSVISCVSCFFLMFGNSESGMIALLCLFGGISIASWNALDVITVELYPSDKRCTAFGFLNALCKLAAVLGISIFQSFVGITKAVPILFAAGALAAGSFLATKLPETRGQVLQ, from the exons ATGGAGGAAGGCTACCAAAACCGGACTGCCTTCATAAAAGGTGCCAAAGACATTGCCAAAGAAGTCAAGCGACAAGCGAGTAAGAAGGTCGGCCGTTCGGTGGATCGAGTGACTGATGAGTACAGCAAGCGCTCCTATAGCCGCTTCGAGgaggacgatgatgatgacTACCCGACACAGGGCAGCCAGGATGGAGGCTATTACCGCGGAGACAGCCAGGCGGCCAATGACGAAGAGGGCGGCCACAGTGACTCCACAGAGGGCCACGATGAAGACGATGAGATCTACGAGGGCGAGTACCAGGGGATTCCCAGGGCAGAGTCGGGAAAGGGAAGCCTTGCAGGAGGCCCGGGGTCGGTGAGGGCAGACGCTCAGCAGTTCAGAGACATCGGAGTGtctgaggcagagaggaggaaggaccAGGAGGAGCTGGCTCAACAGTACGAGACCATTCTACAGGAGTGTGGTCACGGGAAGTTCCAGTGGACCCTGTACTTTGTGCTGGGGCTGGCTCTAATGGCGGATGGTGTGGAGATCTTCGTGGTCGGGTTTGTGCTGCCCAGCGCTGAGAAGGATATGTGCCTGTCCGAACCCAACAAGAGCATGCTGG GTCTGATTGTATACTTTGGGATGATGGTGGGGGCGTTCCTCTGGGGGGCTATGGCTGACCGGATAGGTCGTCGACAGTCtcttctcatctctctctccatcaacagtatcttctccttcttctcctctttcgtCCAGGGATACAGCACCTTTCTGTTTTGCCGGCTCCTCTCAGGTGTTGG GATCGGTGGCTCAATTCCCATCGTGTTTTCATTCTACTCTGAATTTCTGGCCCAAGAGAAACGTGGTGAGCACCTCAGCTGGCTCTGCATGTTCTGGATGATCGGGGGAATATATGCATCTGCCATGGCCTGGGCTATAATCCCACATTATG GATGGAGTTTCCAGATGGGCTCTGCTTACCAGTTCCACAGCTggcgtgtgtttgttttagtgtgcGCTTTTCCCGCTGTTGCTGCCATCGCTGCCCTCAGTGCCATGCCAGAGAGCCCACGCTTCTACTTAGAG AATGGCAAACATGACGAAGGCTGGATGATTCTGAAGCAAGTTCACGACACTAATATGCGAGCAAAGGGACACCCAGAGAAAGTGTTTTCT GTCACCACAATTAAGACGGTGAAACAGATGGACGAGCTGGTGGACACTGGCACCGACACTCCCATCTGGCAGCGTTACCGGCTGAAGATCATGAGCCTCTCCCAACAG ATCAAGGACAACATTCTTGCGTGTTTCAGCCCAGAGTATAAACGGAGGACTTTCATGCTCATGGCCGTTTGGTTCACTATGTCTTTCAG CTACTATGGACTGACGGTGTGGTTCCCCGACATGATCAAGTACATCCAGAGGCAGGAATATGAAGCACGCACAAAGACCTTCACTAAGGAGCGAGTGGAGCACGTCACCTTTAACTTCACCCTGGAAAACCAAATCCATCGCCAAGGACACTACTTCAATGACAA GTTCCTGAACCTGAAGATGAAGTCGATGGTGTTTGAGGACTCTGTGTTTGAGGAGTGCTACTTTGAGGACatcacctccacacacaccttCTTCAGAAACTGCACTTTTGTTGCAAGTTTGTTCTACAATACAG ATTTGTTCAAATACCGGTTCGTCGACTGCAAACTCGTCAACAGCACATTTCTGCACAACAAAGAGGGCTGCATCCTCGACTTCAGCGACGACTTCAACAATGCCTACATGATTTACTTTGTCAACTTCCTTGGCACGTTGGCTGTGTTGCCTGGCAACATCGTGTCAGCTCTATTAATGGACAAAATTGGTCGTTTAAGGATGCTCG CCGGTTCCAGTGTCATTTCTTGTGTCAGCTGTTTCTTCCTGATGTTTGGAAACAGTGAGTCAGGGATGATTGCCCTCTTGTGTCTGTTTGGAGGAATCAGCATCGCCTCGTGGAACGCTCTGGATGTGATCACTGTGGAGCTCTACCCCTCAGATAAAAG GTGCACAGCTTTTGGTTTCCTGAACGCTCTCTGTAAGCTGGCCGCCGTCTTGGGCATCAGCATCTTCCAGTCCTTCGTCGGCATCACCAAGGCCGTACCCATCTTATTTGCCGCCGGTGCGCTGGCCGCAGGTAGTTTCCTCGCAACAAAGTTACCTGAGACACGAGGCCAAGTGTTGCAATAA